In one window of Psychrobacter sp. P2G3 DNA:
- a CDS encoding Rid family hydrolase — protein sequence MKMAYILPLMTTLLMFTATHANADINDTVTRTLTKKAILVDADTKEESTLTPIFYGRSSRYPFSSAVRLGDTLYLSGQIGLKGGKLVEGGIKAETKQALDNVNALLVKYGYQKTDLVNCTAMLADLSKFGEFNEAYTAGLSKPYPKGTLFGIDEPLILGASVELECSAKK from the coding sequence ATGAAAATGGCCTATATATTACCGTTAATGACCACATTGCTGATGTTTACGGCAACTCATGCAAACGCTGATATCAACGATACAGTGACTAGAACCTTAACAAAAAAAGCGATACTAGTAGATGCTGACACTAAAGAAGAATCAACGCTTACTCCTATCTTCTATGGACGTAGTAGTCGATACCCTTTTTCTTCTGCAGTACGCTTAGGCGACACACTATATCTATCAGGGCAGATTGGTTTAAAAGGTGGCAAGCTTGTTGAAGGCGGTATAAAGGCTGAGACCAAACAAGCTTTAGATAATGTGAATGCGCTGTTGGTCAAATATGGCTATCAAAAGACAGACCTTGTGAATTGTACGGCAATGCTAGCGGACTTAAGTAAGTTCGGTGAATTTAATGAAGCTTACACAGCGGGATTAAGTAAGCCTTACCCCAAGGGAACTTTATTTGGCATTGATGAACCACTAATACTTGGCGCAAGTGTAGAGCTAGAGTGTTCAGCAAAAAAATAA
- a CDS encoding PadR family transcriptional regulator, which translates to MTDNYLYGGMIRLHILHHANDAPVYGLGIVEELRHHGYEISSGTLYPLLHGLEKKGYLNSYHQPTGHRDRRMYEITIEGRQALTEAKAKVKELFGELIDEP; encoded by the coding sequence ATGACAGACAACTACCTATATGGCGGCATGATACGCTTGCACATCTTACATCATGCTAATGATGCGCCAGTTTACGGCTTAGGTATTGTCGAAGAGTTACGGCATCACGGTTACGAAATAAGTTCAGGAACCCTTTATCCGCTGTTACATGGCTTAGAGAAAAAAGGTTATCTCAACTCATATCATCAGCCTACAGGCCATCGTGATCGCCGTATGTATGAGATTACAATAGAAGGCCGTCAGGCGTTAACAGAGGCGAAAGCAAAAGTAAAAGAGCTATTTGGAGAGCTTATTGATGAGCCTTGA